The sequence below is a genomic window from Barnesiella propionica.
ATAAGCTTCACTCATGTCCGGGAAACGTACTCCCAGTTCTTCGAAATTTTTCCCATGTAGCGGATGCTCGGGGAATAGATTGATATGATCCCGTATAATCATGATATCTCCTACGGAAAAATTCGGATTCATGCCTCCCGCAGCATTGGATACAAAAAGGGTTTCTATACCTAATTCTTTCATAACTCGTACAGGAAAAGTGACCTGCTTCATGTCATATCCTTCATAATAATGGAAACGACCTTGCATGGCCATGATATCCTTTTTGCCTAATTTACCGAAGATAAGTTTTCCGCTATGGCCTTCTACAGTAGATACAGGAAAATTAGGTATTTCGTTATACGGGATTTCTTGCTTATCAGTAATATGTGTTACCAGTTCGCCTAATCCGGTACCTAGTATAATAGCTGTTTTAGGCATAACAGGTACCTTGCTTTTAAGATACGCTGCTGTTTCTTTAATTTTTTCAATCATAGTTTAACAAGTTAGGTATTAATTTACAAATATAATAAATCTTCTACCAATAACAAATCTTAATAATCTTTTTATTGAAAATAGAAATACCTGATTTGCTTCAAAAGAAAGATATTTATTTCTTTTTACTACGCCGATTCTTCTGTACAGTTTCGATTATTTTTTTAGAAAAAACAGTATTAGCATTTTGTAAAAAATCGACAGATATAGGTATATTGTAAAAATGAGATTTTAATTCTTCTGAGAGAAAAGGAGAAGAACATAGTCTCGCTGTGTCTTTCTCTGTCGTAATGATATATTTGTTTTTGCCAGGAAGAGTCTTGAATTTGTTTTCAATGGTTTTAATATCTTTAAGAGTGAAATTGTGATGGTCGGGGAAAGAAATCGCTTCTGAATGAGCAGGGAAATTTTTTATATACTGATATAATGATGCCGGATTGGCGATACCTGTAACCAATAGGAGAGAATCGTCTCCGGTAAGAGAGGATAGGGATAATTCTTCTTCCTCTCCAAACATTTTTTTGGGTAATGTATATGTGAAATGCGAGAAATATAGGTCTTGATAAGGATATAAATTCAATTTACGGGAAATAATACGGAAATCTATTGGCTTGATATCTTCCGGACATTTGGTTACAATAACTATATTTGCTCTGTATAAGCTGGATATTGGTTCGCGTAATTTACCCGCAGGTAATAATTTGTCGTCATAGATAGGTCTGTGATGGTCTGTCAAAATAATGGATATCAAAGGAGATACGTATCGGTGTTGGAATGCGTCATCCAGAAGTACAACATCTATAGCCGGTTCCAGTTCCGTCAATTTTCTTATGCCCCTGCGTCGATCGGTATCGACTGCAATGACTACGTTAGGAAATTTTTTTAGTATCTGATAAGGTTCGTCTCCAATTTCAGCCGAAGTCGAATTATTGTGTGCGAGGATAAATCCTTTTGTTTTTCGTTTATAACCGCGACTCAAAACTGCTACTCTGTATTTTTCGGAGAATAATCTGATGAGGTATTCTATATGAGGAGTTTTTCCGGTCCCCCCTACAGTCAGGTTTCCAACCGAAATAACAGGAATATCAAACTCTTCGCTGGAGAGGATGCCCCAGTCGAAGAGTTTATTTCTTATGCTTACTCCCACGCCGTAAAGTAAAGATAAAGGAGTAAGTGCAGTGATTATTTTTACGTGGTTTTCTTCAAGCATATTTATTAATAAATAACTATGTCTTCCATCCGGCATTGTAACGGATCTATTTCACGCATATTCTTTAAAGTTTCGAAGTATATATAATCACTTCCCAAATATGATTTAAGAACAGCTGTTTTTGTTTTATTGCCGAATTGTTCCATTAATTCTTCAAATATACCCTTTTTTTTCGGATATTCTTCTAAAGCATATTTTTCCATATTAGCTTCCTGGGCTATCCATTCAATAGCATCTTTCATACTCCCAAGTTCGTCAACCAAACCTATTTTTTTTGCGGTGGTTCCG
It includes:
- the lpxK gene encoding tetraacyldisaccharide 4'-kinase — its product is MLEENHVKIITALTPLSLLYGVGVSIRNKLFDWGILSSEEFDIPVISVGNLTVGGTGKTPHIEYLIRLFSEKYRVAVLSRGYKRKTKGFILAHNNSTSAEIGDEPYQILKKFPNVVIAVDTDRRRGIRKLTELEPAIDVVLLDDAFQHRYVSPLISIILTDHHRPIYDDKLLPAGKLREPISSLYRANIVIVTKCPEDIKPIDFRIISRKLNLYPYQDLYFSHFTYTLPKKMFGEEEELSLSSLTGDDSLLLVTGIANPASLYQYIKNFPAHSEAISFPDHHNFTLKDIKTIENKFKTLPGKNKYIITTEKDTARLCSSPFLSEELKSHFYNIPISVDFLQNANTVFSKKIIETVQKNRRSKKK
- a CDS encoding purine-nucleoside phosphorylase codes for the protein MIEKIKETAAYLKSKVPVMPKTAIILGTGLGELVTHITDKQEIPYNEIPNFPVSTVEGHSGKLIFGKLGKKDIMAMQGRFHYYEGYDMKQVTFPVRVMKELGIETLFVSNAAGGMNPNFSVGDIMIIRDHINLFPEHPLHGKNFEELGVRFPDMSEAYSKKLIDKALEVAAKNNIKVQQGVYVGTQGPTFETPAEYRYFHIIGGDAVGMSTVPEVIVARHAGMDVFAVSVITDLGVEGIVEKASHEEVQKAAAEAQPKMTLIMKELVEQF